A region of the Stieleria neptunia genome:
GTCGGAAACGAATTTAACTCCGCCAGTAATTGTTCCGGCGATCACGAAGACAGCAGACGCTTCGAATCAGAGCGTCTTCAAAAAGTTCAGCCCGAAGTATCCATAATCCTGGCCGTCGACGTCTCCATCGCCATCATGGTCAAAACCTGAATGCAATGGGGCATCGCCGGCTTGCTTGAGGAATGATCGGCCGAAACGGCCGTAGTCTTGTCCATCGACGTCCCGGTCGCCGTCACTATCACCGAAGAAGCGAAAGAACCGGTCCGCTGCATCATCGCCGAATGAAACGTCGCCCGCCATCGGCAGGTCGGTCGAGACGGCAGTGATTTGCGCACCGTCCACATTCAATTGGTAACTCCCATCCCGGAGAGAATGCAGCCCATTGGATCGCGTCTGGACGAAGGCCCCGGGCAGGAACGTGATTGTTGCGACGGTGCCCCCGTTTTCCAATCGAGATGAAACGGTTAGCCCGTCAACCTCCACCTCGCGATCACGGTCGATGATCGAAAACGCCGTCGACCTCGCGTCAACCTCGCGGTCGAACACGACTTCGATTTCGGTAACGGAGCTACGTTGCAATTCGCCCTGATTGACTTCAAACCCCAGCACCGTCGGCGCGGCCGGCAGGACACTGACGACATAGTCTTCGATCTCGCCGTCGGGCGCAAGTCCAGTTGGACTCAAGCCCCCTGCCGTACTGAGTCGAACTCGGGCATAGGTGACGCCCGCAACCGCACTAGCGGGCAATGAATAATTCAACGTTTGCAATCCTTCGACGACGACCTGACTGTCGAGAATTTTTTCGTCGATCCCCCACTGACCATCACCGTCGAAATCGATCCAAGCATCCACGTGGGCGGAAGCCCCCCGATTCTGCAATTCGATGTTGACGCCGGCAATCCCCGTCCCCAGATCGATCTTGCCGAACAGGACTCCGTCCTCGTCACCGTCGGAGTCCGCATTCACACTTGGAACACCATCGTGTTCGCCATCTCGGCTTTGACCGAGTTGAGGCCCCACCGCTCGATGGACGGGCATCCCGTCAGAAAATGTCGTCGGGTAAGGCGCCGGCGCGTCGCCAAAGTCCAGCCCGCCAGTTGGCAGGTTTTCCCACCACGTCACGGTATTCTGCGCGGACAGTGCCACGACGGCATCCAAGTCACCGTCCTGATCCAGGTCGCCGACGGCAAGTCCCGAAGCGTCATCAAAGGAACGAACGCTTGGATCCGCCGTGAAGTTGCCTTGCCCGTCGTTTTGATACCAGGAGACTCGGTCATTGCCACGGTCAGCCACAATGACATCACTGTCGCCGTCTCCGTCAAAGTCGGCCGCGAAGGCGCGTGTCGAATTGGTGAACGAGTCGATCGGGCGACGGACGAATTGCTGCGTCCCGTCATTGATGTACCAGACGACCACGGTGCCGCCTTCACTGACCGCCAGAATGTCTTGATCCCCATCACGATCAACATCAGACGTCGTGATGGAGACGTTTCCTCCGCTGCCGGTCGCAATCACCCGCCGCAAAAAGTTTTGCTGTCCATCGTTCTCGTACCACAGCAGCGCGTCGGTCGAGACGGTGGTTCCTGCGATGAAATCGATGTCCCCATCGGAGTCGAGATCGGATGGATAAACGTCAACGAGAGTCGAGTGACCGACACCTGGAACACGGTGTTCGGTGAAGCCTTCGTTTCCGTCGTTTTCGAACCAGGAAAACTCCTCGTCCGCCATGTGGGCAACCAACACGTCGGTGTCGCCGTCCGTATCGATATCCGCAGTCGAAACGCGTTGCGGAGCGAGCAATCCCGCACCCACCACGTGCGACTCGAATCCCCCCTGCGATCCGCTTTCAAACCAATGCACCGAACCGGCCGGGTCGATCGCCAGGACGTCGGCATCGCCGTCGCCATCGAGATCGGACACGGATGCATCGATCACATGGGCCACCTCGCTATCGATGATCCGCATGACGTATTTTCCTTCGCCCTGACTCTCGTACCAAGCGACGGTGCTGTCGCCTGGAGACGCACTCACCACATCCAGTCGCCCGTCGCCGTTGATGTCACCGACCTCCACATCGGCAACCCTGTTGGGAGGGGTGTGTAAAGGATGCTTGGTGAATGACTGGGCACCATCATTTTCATACCAAACAACCACGTCGTGGACGTTGAATGCAGCGACGGCGTCGATGTCACCGTCACCATCGATATCACCCGGGGTGACGTGCATGGCGCCATAACGAGATCCCGGAATGACATGTTCGGAAAACGATTCACTACCATCGTTCTCATACCAGGCGATCAGGTTGACCTGGTTCAAGTGGATTGCTGCTAACACATCAGCATCGCCATCGAGATCAAAGTCGACGACCGTCACGTGACGCACAATCGCTGGTGTCTGGAAGATCTCGCGGGGGGCAAACGATCCGTCGCCATTGTTTATGTAGAGTTGAATGGCCCCGTCATTGAATCCCGCAACCACGTCCCCAAGCCCATCGCCGTCGACGTCATCGATTGCAACCGCCGTTGCGATGTTTCCACTGAATGTGGCGACGAGGTGCTCCGTAAAGTCACCTTGCCCGTCGTTCTCAAACCACTTGATCTCGTTAAACCCAGAGCCGGCGACATCGATATCACCATCTCCGTCGATGTCGGAAATCGCGACACTCCTGATTGAATCCACGCTGCCAATCGTACTGCGTTGAAAATTGGCTTGTCCGTCGTTCGTATGCAGGGTAATCGAGTTTGTCCAACCATGAATCACGTCGATATCACGATCGCCATCAATGTCGACTGCTGCAACGTCGAACAGACCGATCCCAAGGCCCATGACAACGCGTTTTTCAAAGCCCTGGCTTCCATCGTTGCGGTACCAATTGACTCCCAGAGCAGACCAAGGGGACGTTTGCGAATAAGTGGCGACGAGGACGTCAAGATTCCCATCCTGATCAATGTCGGCGATTGCAACGTCGTCAACCTTTCCGGCGTTGTACGCGACAATCCTTTCCACAAACGTTTGGTTCCCTGTGTTTTCGAACCAAATGACCCTGCCCTTGTCCCTGTAAGCAGTCACGATGTCCGTGTCGCCATCGCCATCAAGATCTCCCATCGCGGTGGCCCGAGTTTGCCCGTTTCCTTCGTCGATTGCATGCGTCGTTGATAGGCCCGTGCTTGGGAACGGGGCAAGGATCTCAATCGGATAGTCTTCGACTTCACCATCACTTGCCTCCGACCGAAGACTCGCGTCGCCGTCAGAACTGAGACGGAATCGTGCGTAACTCGTGCCGGCGCTCGCGAACGCCGGAACGTCGAACTCAAGCAGGTTGTCACCTTCCACCAATGCCCTGGAATCGAAGACGTGTTCGCCCGGCCCCGACCAACTTCCGTCACGATCAAAATCAATCCATGCGTCCAGACGCCCCGCGCCTCCCTGGACGTTGACTCGCACCGTTGCATCAACCATCCCGACTTGTACACGTCCGAACGAGACTCCATCATCCGTCGAATGTCCCAAAGCATTTGGCGT
Encoded here:
- a CDS encoding FG-GAP repeat domain-containing protein, which gives rise to MRKATRKQSACKAHRRRVDGRRLGLELLELRLALTTGVAIDCGDAPAPYPTALSEDGARHIATGVKLGATRGEDSVCQHTPNALGHSTDDGVSFGRVQVGMVDATVRVNVQGGAGRLDAWIDFDRDGSWSGPGEHVFDSRALVEGDNLLEFDVPAFASAGTSYARFRLSSDGDASLRSEASDGEVEDYPIEILAPFPSTGLSTTHAIDEGNGQTRATAMGDLDGDGDTDIVTAYRDKGRVIWFENTGNQTFVERIVAYNAGKVDDVAIADIDQDGNLDVLVATYSQTSPWSALGVNWYRNDGSQGFEKRVVMGLGIGLFDVAAVDIDGDRDIDVIHGWTNSITLHTNDGQANFQRSTIGSVDSIRSVAISDIDGDGDIDVAGSGFNEIKWFENDGQGDFTEHLVATFSGNIATAVAIDDVDGDGLGDVVAGFNDGAIQLYINNGDGSFAPREIFQTPAIVRHVTVVDFDLDGDADVLAAIHLNQVNLIAWYENDGSESFSEHVIPGSRYGAMHVTPGDIDGDGDIDAVAAFNVHDVVVWYENDGAQSFTKHPLHTPPNRVADVEVGDINGDGRLDVVSASPGDSTVAWYESQGEGKYVMRIIDSEVAHVIDASVSDLDGDGDADVLAIDPAGSVHWFESGSQGGFESHVVGAGLLAPQRVSTADIDTDGDTDVLVAHMADEEFSWFENDGNEGFTEHRVPGVGHSTLVDVYPSDLDSDGDIDFIAGTTVSTDALLWYENDGQQNFLRRVIATGSGGNVSITTSDVDRDGDQDILAVSEGGTVVVWYINDGTQQFVRRPIDSFTNSTRAFAADFDGDGDSDVIVADRGNDRVSWYQNDGQGNFTADPSVRSFDDASGLAVGDLDQDGDLDAVVALSAQNTVTWWENLPTGGLDFGDAPAPYPTTFSDGMPVHRAVGPQLGQSRDGEHDGVPSVNADSDGDEDGVLFGKIDLGTGIAGVNIELQNRGASAHVDAWIDFDGDGQWGIDEKILDSQVVVEGLQTLNYSLPASAVAGVTYARVRLSTAGGLSPTGLAPDGEIEDYVVSVLPAAPTVLGFEVNQGELQRSSVTEIEVVFDREVDARSTAFSIIDRDREVEVDGLTVSSRLENGGTVATITFLPGAFVQTRSNGLHSLRDGSYQLNVDGAQITAVSTDLPMAGDVSFGDDAADRFFRFFGDSDGDRDVDGQDYGRFGRSFLKQAGDAPLHSGFDHDGDGDVDGQDYGYFGLNFLKTL